The Salvia miltiorrhiza cultivar Shanhuang (shh) chromosome 1, IMPLAD_Smil_shh, whole genome shotgun sequence genome has a window encoding:
- the LOC131004996 gene encoding uncharacterized protein LOC131004996, protein MGNACFCPPSAAVKLIGGGGGGGTRILTGRKHLAGEIMFEFPEHMVCDAASFFIGHPIPSLAIDDHLVPGRTYFLLPLDCITSNVLSTSSLAALASHCRPGSPVRFKDCPFEYLKGSDGRVLIKVMPEFIARLIAGESKVDGDGDGGASPSSVLCSTPELQKHYSQLVGPRDQLWSPKLETISEYKIRFSPCRFIGLEWKQKEVET, encoded by the coding sequence ATGGGCAACGCCTGCTTCTGCCCGCCATCCGCCGCCGTCAAACTcataggcggcggcggcgggggcgGCACCAGGATCCTCACCGGCCGCAAGCACCTCGCCGGCGAGATAATGTTCGAGTTCCCGGAGCACATGGTGTGCGACGCGGCGTCGTTCTTCATCGGGCACCCGATCCCGTCGCTGGCCATCGACGACCACCTCGTCCCCGGCCGGACCTACTTCCTCCTGCCGCTCGACTGCATCACGAGCAACGTCCTCTCCACCTCGTCCCTCGCCGCCCTCGCCTCCCACTGCAGGCCGGGCAGCCCGGTCAGGTTCAAGGACTGCCCCTTCGAGTACCTCAAGGGCTCCGACGGTAGGGTCTTGATCAAGGTCATGCCGGAGTTCATCGCCAGATTGATCGCCGGGGAGAGTAAGGTggacggcgacggcgacggcggcgccaGTCCTAGTAGCGTTTTGTGCAGCACGCCGGAGTTGCAGAAGCATTACAGTCAGCTGGTGGGGCCCAGGGATCAGCTCTGGTCGCCTAAACTCGAGACGATTTCGGAGTATAAGATCAGGTTTTCTCCCTGCAGATTCATAGGGTTAGAGTGGAAGCAGAAGGAGGTTGAAacctaa